Proteins from a single region of Rhodobacteraceae bacterium LMO-JJ12:
- a CDS encoding urocanate hydratase gives MSDPRKNTRDIYPPTGPELNAKSWMTEAPLRMLMNNLHPDVAENPHELVVYGGIGRAARTWKDFDLIVDTLKRLEADETLVVQSGKPVAVVKTHTDAPRVLIANSNLVPHWANWDHFNELDKKGLAMYGQMTAGSWIYIGSQGIVQGTYETFAEAGRQHYDGDLKGKWILTGGLGGMGGAQPLAAVMAGACCLAVECNPDSIDFRLRTRYVDEKTDSLDEALEMIERWTAAGEAKSVALLGNAADVFPELYKRGVRPDIVTDQTSAHDPINGYLPQGWTMAEWKAKRESDPKAVEKAARASMKVQVAAMVDFHNAGVPTVDYGNNIRQMALEEGLEDAFAFPGFVPAYIRPLFCRGIGPFRWVALSGDPEDIYKTDQKMKELFPENTHLHNWLDMARDRIAFQGLPARIAWIGLGDRHRAGLAFNEMVASGELKAPIVIGRDHLDSGSVASPNRETESMRDGSDAVSDWPLLNALVNTASGATWVSIHHGGGVGMGFSQHAGVVICADGTPEAAKRLERVLWNDPASGVWRHADAGYEIARDCARENGLNLPAILG, from the coding sequence ATGAGCGATCCGCGCAAGAACACCCGAGATATTTATCCCCCCACCGGCCCCGAATTGAACGCGAAAAGCTGGATGACCGAAGCGCCGCTTAGGATGTTGATGAACAACCTGCATCCGGATGTGGCCGAGAACCCGCATGAATTGGTGGTTTATGGTGGCATTGGCCGCGCCGCGCGGACGTGGAAAGATTTCGATCTGATTGTTGATACGCTCAAACGGCTGGAGGCGGATGAGACGCTGGTCGTGCAATCGGGCAAGCCGGTTGCCGTGGTCAAAACCCACACGGATGCGCCGCGCGTGTTGATTGCCAACTCGAACCTGGTGCCGCATTGGGCCAATTGGGATCACTTCAACGAGCTCGATAAGAAAGGTCTGGCGATGTATGGCCAGATGACCGCCGGATCGTGGATTTATATCGGCTCGCAAGGGATCGTGCAGGGTACTTATGAAACCTTTGCCGAGGCCGGGCGTCAGCATTACGATGGCGACCTTAAGGGCAAGTGGATCTTGACCGGTGGGCTTGGTGGCATGGGCGGCGCGCAGCCTTTGGCGGCGGTGATGGCCGGGGCCTGCTGTTTGGCGGTGGAGTGTAACCCCGACAGCATCGATTTCCGGCTGCGCACGCGTTATGTCGATGAGAAGACCGACAGCCTTGATGAAGCGCTGGAGATGATCGAGCGCTGGACGGCGGCGGGTGAGGCGAAATCTGTCGCGCTACTGGGCAATGCCGCGGATGTGTTTCCCGAACTCTACAAGCGCGGTGTGCGCCCCGATATCGTGACCGATCAGACCAGCGCGCATGACCCGATCAATGGCTATCTGCCGCAGGGTTGGACCATGGCCGAGTGGAAAGCCAAACGCGAGAGCGACCCGAAAGCGGTTGAAAAGGCGGCCCGCGCCAGCATGAAAGTACAAGTGGCCGCGATGGTCGATTTCCATAATGCCGGTGTGCCGACGGTCGATTATGGCAACAATATCCGTCAGATGGCGCTTGAAGAAGGGTTGGAGGATGCGTTTGCCTTCCCCGGCTTTGTGCCGGCTTATATTCGGCCGCTGTTTTGTCGTGGGATTGGGCCGTTTCGCTGGGTCGCGCTGAGCGGTGACCCGGAAGATATCTACAAGACCGACCAGAAGATGAAAGAATTGTTCCCCGAGAACACGCATCTGCACAACTGGCTTGATATGGCGCGTGATCGCATCGCGTTTCAGGGTCTGCCTGCACGTATTGCGTGGATCGGGCTTGGGGATCGCCATCGCGCGGGGTTGGCGTTTAACGAGATGGTTGCCAGTGGTGAATTGAAAGCGCCGATCGTGATTGGACGCGATCATCTTGATAGCGGCTCGGTTGCGTCGCCAAACCGTGAAACGGAATCGATGCGCGATGGTTCGGACGCCGTGTCGGATTGGCCGTTGCTGAATGCGCTGGTCAATACCGCGTCGGGGGCCACTTGGGTCAGTATCCACCATGGGGGCGGCGTTGGCATGGGATTCAGCCAGCATGCCGGTGTCGTGATCTGTGCTGACGGCACGCCCGAGGCGGCCAAGCGGCTTGAGCGGGTGTTGTGGAACGACCCTGCGTCCGGTGTCTGGCGTCATGCCGATGCTGGTTATGAAATTGCGCGCGATTGTGCGCGAGAGAACGGGCTGAACCTGCCCGCAATACTTGGATAA
- a CDS encoding TRAP transporter small permease subunit → MDRIARVIDGVNTTTANLVRWLALLMVLIQFFIVVGRYVFGVNSIAAQESVLYLHATLFMLGAGYTLLVDKHVRVDVFYAKVSAAAQRRIDIFGHVFFLLPSMAALLYWSWPSVRNSWKILEGPLSVGGIEAVFLLKTLIPAFCILVILQSLSQLIGLLSRRAAQ, encoded by the coding sequence ATGGACCGAATTGCGAGAGTGATCGACGGGGTCAACACAACCACGGCGAATCTGGTGCGCTGGCTGGCGTTGCTGATGGTTCTGATCCAGTTCTTCATCGTGGTCGGTCGCTATGTTTTCGGGGTCAATTCTATCGCGGCGCAGGAAAGTGTTCTTTATCTGCACGCCACACTTTTCATGCTTGGGGCGGGCTATACGCTGTTGGTGGATAAGCACGTCCGGGTGGATGTGTTTTACGCCAAGGTCAGCGCCGCAGCACAGCGGCGCATCGACATTTTCGGGCATGTTTTCTTTCTGCTGCCGTCGATGGCGGCGCTGCTCTACTGGTCATGGCCGTCGGTTCGAAACTCGTGGAAAATTCTTGAAGGGCCGTTGTCAGTTGGCGGGATTGAGGCGGTATTCTTGCTGAAAACGCTTATTCCGGCCTTCTGCATTCTTGTCATTCTGCAATCGCTCTCTCAGTTGATCGGGCTTTTGTCCCGGAGGGCCGCGCAATGA
- a CDS encoding TRAP transporter substrate-binding protein, with amino-acid sequence MERRKFLKAGALGAAATALASPAIAQDKRQWKMVTAWPKNLPGPGVAAQNLADRITTLSGGRIEVKLYASGELVPGPGAFDAVSEGTAELYHAVPAYWGSKSKGILLFGSQPFGLRADEQFGWLYHGGGQALYDEMYGRFGIKPFLCGNSGPQWGGWFRNEINSAEDLKGMKFRTTGLASEMASKLGMAAEAMSGPAMFQALQTGALDAGEFIGPWTDSALGYYQVAKNYYWPGVGEPSSAEECGVNGDVYNELPDDLKQAVSYACESLYNPVWTEYTTKHALSLKTMVEEHGVMVKMFPEDVITAMGKAAGEVIDELRQNDDPLVKQITESFIAYRDSVGGYMTYADNGQMNARASVMGY; translated from the coding sequence ATGGAGAGACGTAAATTTTTGAAGGCGGGCGCGCTGGGCGCGGCGGCGACAGCTCTGGCCAGCCCGGCTATTGCGCAAGACAAGCGCCAGTGGAAAATGGTTACTGCATGGCCCAAGAACTTGCCTGGGCCGGGTGTTGCGGCGCAGAACCTTGCAGACCGGATCACCACGCTTTCGGGCGGGCGTATCGAGGTCAAACTCTATGCTTCGGGCGAGTTGGTTCCCGGACCGGGCGCGTTTGATGCCGTGAGCGAAGGCACTGCCGAGCTTTATCATGCGGTTCCGGCCTATTGGGGCAGCAAATCCAAGGGTATCCTGCTCTTTGGGTCGCAGCCTTTTGGTCTGCGCGCGGACGAGCAGTTTGGCTGGCTTTATCACGGTGGTGGTCAGGCGCTTTATGACGAGATGTATGGCCGGTTTGGTATCAAGCCGTTCCTGTGTGGCAACTCTGGCCCGCAGTGGGGTGGGTGGTTCCGCAACGAGATCAACTCGGCAGAAGACCTGAAGGGTATGAAGTTCCGCACCACCGGGCTTGCCTCGGAAATGGCCAGCAAGCTGGGCATGGCGGCGGAAGCCATGAGTGGCCCGGCGATGTTCCAGGCATTGCAGACCGGGGCGCTGGATGCGGGTGAATTTATTGGCCCGTGGACGGATAGCGCGCTTGGTTATTATCAGGTTGCCAAGAACTACTATTGGCCCGGCGTGGGCGAGCCGTCGTCGGCAGAAGAATGCGGCGTCAACGGTGATGTCTATAACGAGTTGCCGGATGATCTCAAGCAAGCGGTCAGCTATGCCTGCGAAAGTCTCTACAACCCGGTTTGGACGGAATACACGACCAAACATGCGCTTTCGCTCAAGACGATGGTCGAAGAGCATGGCGTTATGGTCAAGATGTTCCCCGAGGATGTCATCACCGCAATGGGCAAGGCCGCTGGCGAAGTGATTGACGAGTTGCGCCAGAACGACGACCCATTGGTGAAGCAAATCACCGAGAGCTTTATCGCGTACCGCGATAGCGTTGGCGGTTACATGACCTATGCCGACAACGGGCAGATGAATGCCCGCGCGAGCGTTATGGGGTACTAA
- a CDS encoding GntR family transcriptional regulator — protein MTQELRHSWTDIRDRIHARILDRTYRPGDKLPRDEDIAQELGCARSTVQRAMRDLSDAGIVERKRKGGTQVRADPVTRATLDIPITRKEVENRGGVYGYQLLHVATEETPPSVVATFTLRQPRKMLHVEALHLADQRPYILEDRWICLETSPEILNVDLGVQSANEWLVRNKPYNRCDMRFYAIEADSKVARQIDAPKGAALFVVERTTWIENAPITTVRSVTRPGYQLLARSE, from the coding sequence TTGACGCAAGAGCTGCGCCATTCCTGGACCGACATCCGAGACCGCATTCATGCGCGTATTCTCGACCGCACCTATCGCCCCGGCGACAAGCTGCCACGCGACGAAGACATCGCACAAGAACTCGGCTGCGCGCGCAGCACGGTGCAACGCGCCATGCGCGATCTCTCAGACGCCGGAATTGTCGAACGCAAACGCAAGGGCGGAACCCAGGTTCGCGCCGACCCGGTCACCCGCGCGACGCTCGACATTCCCATAACCCGCAAGGAAGTCGAAAACCGCGGCGGCGTCTATGGCTATCAACTCTTACACGTGGCAACCGAAGAAACCCCGCCATCGGTCGTCGCAACATTCACGCTCCGTCAGCCACGCAAAATGCTGCACGTCGAGGCGCTACACCTCGCCGATCAACGCCCCTACATTCTCGAAGATCGCTGGATCTGCCTCGAAACATCGCCGGAAATCCTCAACGTGGATCTCGGCGTGCAAAGCGCAAACGAATGGCTGGTGCGCAACAAACCCTACAACCGCTGTGACATGCGTTTTTATGCGATCGAAGCAGACAGCAAAGTTGCCCGCCAAATTGACGCGCCAAAGGGTGCTGCCCTGTTTGTGGTCGAACGAACAACCTGGATCGAAAATGCCCCAATCACCACGGTGCGCTCGGTAACCCGCCCCGGCTATCAACTTCTGGCACGATCCGAATAA
- a CDS encoding formimidoylglutamate deiminase yields MKIINARQTLTANGWQEDLQICIDKNGRIVKIGQPTSTPTASVDMLLPAPTNLHSHAFQRAMSGLTEARGPDPSDSFWTWRQLMYRYLDRLTPDHVQAIAEMVFMEMLEAGYASVAEFHYLHHDIAGAQYANPAEMSARIMAAAQNTGIGLTLLPVLYQFGGCDQRPLVGGQQRFGCTPDQFLRLHSDAAAIVAQGPSDYRTGVAPHSLRAVDKVGLDAALTLANGNPIHMHLAEQVAEVEELIAHTGARPTEWLLDNYKVDENWCLIHCTQMTEDETTRLARSGAVAGLCPITESSLGDGIFNGTQYLTEGGAIGMGSDSNVHIALFEELRTLEYSQRLRDRSRAALATAQKSTGRVLFEEATKGSAQAAGRDAGQIAQGAWGDLIGINTDNPWICNRHGDVALDSLIFGGHGHACVTDVWSAGRHVITDGRHSAREGIMEAFQSTVQQLGQDI; encoded by the coding sequence ATGAAAATTATCAATGCCAGACAGACGCTTACCGCCAACGGATGGCAAGAAGATTTGCAGATTTGCATCGATAAAAACGGCCGAATCGTAAAAATTGGGCAACCCACGTCTACCCCGACAGCATCCGTCGACATGCTTTTGCCCGCACCCACCAACCTGCACAGTCATGCGTTCCAACGCGCCATGTCTGGCCTGACCGAAGCGCGCGGCCCCGATCCAAGCGACAGTTTCTGGACTTGGCGGCAGTTGATGTATCGCTATCTTGACCGGCTCACACCCGACCATGTTCAGGCCATTGCCGAGATGGTCTTCATGGAAATGCTCGAAGCGGGCTATGCCAGCGTCGCCGAATTCCACTACCTGCATCACGATATCGCGGGCGCGCAATACGCCAACCCTGCCGAGATGTCCGCGCGCATCATGGCCGCCGCGCAAAACACCGGCATCGGCCTCACTCTGCTTCCCGTGCTTTACCAATTTGGCGGCTGCGATCAACGCCCACTGGTGGGTGGCCAACAACGCTTTGGCTGCACCCCGGATCAGTTTCTGCGCCTTCACAGCGACGCCGCCGCAATCGTCGCCCAAGGCCCGTCTGACTATCGCACCGGCGTTGCCCCCCATTCCCTTCGCGCCGTCGACAAAGTTGGGCTCGACGCGGCCCTGACACTCGCCAACGGCAACCCGATCCATATGCATCTGGCCGAACAGGTTGCCGAAGTGGAAGAACTCATCGCTCACACTGGCGCACGCCCCACCGAATGGCTGCTCGACAACTATAAGGTCGATGAAAACTGGTGCCTGATCCACTGCACCCAGATGACCGAGGACGAAACCACCCGCCTCGCCCGCTCCGGCGCTGTGGCGGGCCTTTGCCCGATAACCGAATCCAGCCTTGGGGATGGCATATTCAACGGCACGCAATATCTGACGGAAGGCGGCGCAATCGGCATGGGCTCTGATTCAAACGTCCACATCGCCTTGTTCGAAGAACTGCGCACTCTGGAATATTCTCAACGTCTGCGTGACCGCTCGCGCGCGGCCTTGGCGACGGCGCAAAAATCCACTGGCCGGGTGCTATTCGAAGAAGCCACCAAAGGCAGCGCGCAGGCCGCTGGGCGCGACGCAGGTCAGATTGCCCAAGGTGCTTGGGGCGATCTCATCGGCATAAACACCGACAACCCATGGATTTGCAACCGTCACGGCGACGTCGCATTGGATAGCCTGATCTTTGGCGGCCACGGCCACGCCTGCGTCACAGATGTTTGGAGCGCAGGCCGCCACGTGATAACCGACGGTCGCCATTCCGCTCGTGAAGGTATAATGGAGGCCTTCCAATCCACTGTTCAACAATTGGGGCAAGACATTTGA